The Anas platyrhynchos isolate ZD024472 breed Pekin duck chromosome 3, IASCAAS_PekinDuck_T2T, whole genome shotgun sequence genome includes a window with the following:
- the XDH gene encoding xanthine dehydrogenase/oxidase isoform X1, with protein MAPDETGDELVFFVNGKKVVEKDVNPETTLLTYLRRKLGLCGTKLGCGEGGCGACTVMISKYDPFQKKIIHHTANACLFPICALHHVAVTTVEGIGNTKSRLHPVQERIAKSHGSQCGFCTPGIVMSMYTLLRNKPEPNMEDIEDAFQGNLCRCTGYRPILEGYRTFAKNSSCCGRATHGTGCCRSKRENSMNGSCCGGKANGPGCCMNEKEDNMTMMSSSLFNASEFQPLDPTQEPIFPPELMSQKNKQQKQLCFKGERVMWIQPTTLQELVALKSQYPNAKLVVGNTEVGVEIRLKNMLYPVIIAPTWIAEMNAVQHTETGVTFGAACTLSSVEEVLRKAVAELPSYKTEVFKAALEQLRWFAGPQIRNVAALGGNIMTASPISDLNPVLMASGSKLTLVSNEGKRTVTMDENFFTGYRKTIVKPEEILLSVEIPYSREGEYFSAFKQAYRREDDIAIVTCGMRVLFQAGTNRVEDVKLSYGGMAPTTVLALKTCKELIGRDWNEKLLQDACRLLAGEMDLSPSAPGGMVDFRRTLTLSFFFKFYLTVLLKLSKHHNGPNNLCEPVPSNYISATELFHKDPIANAQLFQEVPKGQAAEDMVGRPLMHVSADKQACGEAVYCDDIPHFENELYLTLVTSTKAHAKIISIDASEAQSVPGFVCFVSAKDIPGSNITGIANDETVFAEDVVTCVGHIIGAVLADTQEHSRRAAKAVKIKYEELKPIVTIQEAIENQSFFKSIKKIIKGDVKKGFEESDHILEGEMYIGGQEHFYLETHCTVAVPKGEGGEMELFVSTQNLMKTQEFVASALGVPSNRIVVRVKRMGGGFGGKETRSTILTTAVSVAAFKIGRPVRCMLDRDEDMLISGGRHPFLGRYKVGFMKNGKVKSLEVSYYSNGGNSADLSYGVMDRALFHLDNSYNIPNVSSMGTVCKTNLSSNTAFRGFGGPQGMMVAECWMSDIAQKCGLPPEEVRKLNLYNEGDLTHFNQKLEGFTLQRCWDECLSSSSFHARKKLIEEFNKQNRWKKRGMCIIPTKFGISFTVPFLNQAGALVHVYTDGSVLVTHGGTEMGQGLHTKMIQVASRSLGIPTSKIYISETSTNTVPNTSPTAASVSADINGMAVHNACQTILKRLDPIKQSNPKGSWEDWIKTAYEDCVSLSATGFYRIPDLGYDFEKNEGKPFCYFSYGVACSEVEIDCLTGDHKNVRTDIVMDVGTSLNPAIDIGQIEGAFVQGLGLFTMEELRYSPEGNLYTRGPGAYKIPAFGDIPTEFYVSLLRDCPNSKAVYSSKAVGEPPLFLSASVFYAIKDAIYSARKESGLTEPFRLDSPATPERIRNACVDIFTKMCPSAEPGTFKPWSVRV; from the exons TAACTACTGTTGAAGGCATAGGAAACACAAAATCCAGATTGCATCCAGTCCAG GAGAGAATAGCAAAAAGTCATGGGTCCCAGTGTGGCTTTTGCACTCCAGGCATTGTCATGTCCATGTACACATTGCTTCGGAACAAACCTGAACCCAACATGGAAGACATAGAAGATGCTTTCCAAG GAAACTTGTGTCGGTGTACAGGATACAGACCCATTCTGGAGGGATACAGGACATTTGCTAAA AATTCGAGTTGCTGTGGCAGAGCAACCCATGGCACAGGATGCTGTCGTAGTAAGAGGGAAAACAGCATG aaTGGGAGTTGTTGTGGAGGAAAAGCCAATGGTCCAGGCTGCTGCATGAATGAAAAAGAGGACAACATG ACAATGATGTCTTCCAGCCTGTTCAATGCTTCTGAGTTCCAGCCATTGGATCCTACACAGGAACCAATCTTCCCACCAGAGTTAATG agtcagaaaaacaaacagcagaagcagctgtgtttcaaAGGTGAACGTGTAATGTGGATCCAGCCTACGACTCTCCAGGAACTGGTGGCCCTCAAATCCCAATACCCCAATGCCAAGCTTGTTGTGGGAAACACGGAAGTGG GTGTTGAGATAAGGTTAAAGAACATGTTGTATCCAGTGATAATAGCACCAACATGGATCGCTGAAATGAACGCTGTTCAACATACTGAAACAG GGGTCACCTTTGGCGCTGCCTGTACTCTAAGCTCAGTAGAAGAGGTGCTGAGAAAAGCAGTTGCAGAGCTTCCTTCTTACAAAACAGAGGTCTTCAAGGCTGCCCTTGAACAGCTACGGTGGTTTGCAGGGCCACAGATCAGGAATGTTGCA GCTCTTGGAGGGAACATAATGACAGCAAGCCCAATCTCTGACTTAAATCCTGTGTTAATGGCAAGTGGAAGCAAACTGACCCTGGTATCAAATG AAGGCAAAAGGACTGTCACGATGGATGAAAATTTTTTCACTGGATACAGAAAGACAATAGTGAAGCCTGAGGAAATACTTCTCTCTGTTGAAATACCCTACAGCAGGGAG GGTGAATACTTCTCAGCTTTCAAGCAGGCTTACCGTCGAGAGGATGACATTGCCATTGTGACCTGTGGGATGAGAGTCCTGTTCCAAGCTGGCACTAACCGAGTGGAGGACGTTAAACTAAGCTATGGAGGAATGGCTCCTACAACAGTCCTGGCACTAAAAACTTGCAAAGAGCTCATTGGCAG AGACTGGAATGAGAAGCTGCTGCAGGATGCCTGCCGCTTGCTGGCAGGTGAAATGGACCTGTCACCCTCTGCACCTGGTGGGATGGTGGACTTCCGACGCACGCTCACACTTAGTTTCTTCTTCAAATTCTACCTGACTGTCCTTCTGAAACTGAGCAAGCACCACAATGGCCCT AACAATCTGTGTGAGCCTGTCCCCTCAAACTACATCAGCGCTACAGAGCTGTTTCACAAAGATCCCATTGCAAATGCCCAACTCTTCCAA GAAGTGCCAAAGGGGCAGGCAGCTGAAGATATGGTGGGCCGGCCTTTGATGCACGTCTCAGCAGACAAACAAGCTTGTGGAGAGGCTGTGTACTGCGATGATATCCCTCACTTTGAGAATGAGCTGTACCTAACGCTGGTGACTAGCACCAAGGCCCACGCTAAAATCAT ctCTATAGATGCATCTGAAGCCCAGAGCGTTCCtgggtttgtgtgttttgtctccGCTAAAGATATTCCTGGCAGTAACATCACAGGCATCGCTAATGATGAGACTGTCTTTGCTGAGGATGTG GTCACTTGTGTTGGTCATATCATTGGTGCAGTTCTTGCAGACACACAAGAACATTCCAGAAGAGCAGCTAAAGCTGTGAAGATTAAGTATGAAGAGCTCAAACCTATTGTCACAATTCAG GAAGCTATTGAGAACCAATCCTTTTTTAAGTCTATAAAGAAGATTATTAAGGGAGATGTGAAGAAAGGGTTTGAAGAATCTGATCACATTTTGGAAG GAGAGATGTACATTGGTGGACAAGAGCACTTCTACCTGGAAACACACTGTACTGTGGCTGTGCCAAAGGGAGAAGGTGGTGAGATGGAACTCTTCGTGTCAACCCAAAACTTAATGAAGACACAG gaaTTTGTTGCTAGTGCACTGGGAGTCCCATCAAATAGGATTGTGGTTCGAGTGAAAAGAATGGGAGGAGGATTTGGAGGAAAAGAGACTAGAAGTACCATTTTGACAACTGCAGTGTCTGTGGCAGCCTTCAA AATTGGACGCCCAGTAAGATGCATGCTGGATCGAGATGAGGACATGCTTATAAGTGGTGGGAGGCATCCCTTCCTCGGAAGGTACAAG GTTGGTTTCATGaaaaacgggaaagtgaagagTCTGGAGGTGTCATACTACAGCAACGGGGGCAACTCTGCAGACCTCTCTTATGGT GTTATGGATAGAGCCCTGTTTCATCTGGATAACTCCTACAACATCCCCAATGTTAGCAGCATGGGCACTGTCTGCAAGACCAACTTGTCTTCCAACACAGCCTTCCGTGGCTTTGGAGGCCCCCAAGGAATGATGGTTGCTGAGTGCTGGATGAGTGATATTGCTCAGAAGTGTGGCCTACCACCTGAGGAG GTACGGAAGCTCAATCTTTACAACGAAGGAGACCTCACTCATTTTAACCAAAAGCTGGAGGGATTTACTCTACAGAGATGCTGGGATGAGTGTTTATCAAGCTCTAGCTTTCATGCCAGGAAGAAACTAATTGAAGAATTCAACAA GCAGAATCGctggaagaaaagaggaatGTGCATTATTCCTACCAAATTTGGCATCAGCTTCACTGTCCCATTTCTGAACCAG GCTGGAGCTCTGGTCCATGTATATACAGACGGCTCTGTGTTAGTTACACACGGTGGGACTGAGATGGGTCAAGGACTTCACACCAAAATGATCCAG GTTGCTAGCAGGTCACTGGGAATCCCCACCTCCAAAATTTACATCAGTGAGACCAGCACAAATACTGTCCCAAATACCTCTCCAACAGCTGCATCTGTCAGCGCAGACATCAACGGAATGGCTGTCCAT AATGCATGTCAGACCATCTTAAAACGACTTGATCCAATCAAACAGTCTAATCCCAAAGGATCCTGGGAAGACTGG ATTAAAACCGCCTATGAGGACTGTGTTAGCCTGTCAGCCACGGGGTTTTATAG AATTCCTGACCTTGGCTACGATTTTGAGAAGAATGAAGGGAAACCATTCTGCTACTTCAGTTATGGCGTTGCGTGCTCCGAGGTTGAGATAGATTGCCTGACAGGTGACCACAAG aACGTTCGCACAGACATTGTCATGGATGTTGGCACCAGTCTCAACCCAGCCATAGATATAGGACAG ATAGAAGGAGCGTTTGTCCAAGGACTTGGGCTCTTCACCATGGAGGAGTTACGCTATTCCCCAGAAGGGAACTTGTACACACGAGGGCCTGGAGCGTACAAAATCCCTGCGTTTGGAGACATCCCAACAGAATTCTATGTGTCACTTCTCCGTGACTGtccaaacagcaaagcagtttATTCATCCAAG GCTGTGGGAGAGCCGCCTCTGTTCCTGTCTGCCTCAGTGTTTTATGCCATTAAAGATGCCATCTACTCAGCAAGGAAGGAGTCCGGCCTGACTGAACCATTCCGGCTGGACAGCCCTGCCACCCCAGAGAGGATCCGCAATGCTTGTGTGGACATCTTCACGAAAATG